TGGCTCTTGAGGGTTTCAAGGTCCTGAGCAAAGCCGCCGTTGGTGAGCAGGATTTCCAAATTGCCGCCCGCCGTTTTCATGGCATCCATGACGCTGGTGAGGTCCAGTGTGAGCGTGGAGCCGTCTCCGAAGGAAATGCTCCCCAGGTTGTCCCCGGTTCCGTTGAACTGGATGAGGGCGTCCGCCCCCGTGAACGGGTCGCCGGAGATATTGTCAGCGCTCAGGGCCAGGCTGCTGCCCGTCCCGCTGACGGTCCAGGTGGAACCGTTCTTGAGGCCGTTGATCTGCGTGCCTGCCGTGGTGGTGGCTACCGTTCCCAGCCTGGAAGCGTCCAGGCCGCCCATGGAGATATTGCCGGAATTGGCAATGGCATTGACATTCACCCGGTTTGTAGCCGTTCCGGCGTAGTTCCCGGCATTTGCCAGGCCGCCGGACTGGATAAGGATGTTGGTTGTGGCGGCTGCGTCAGAGAGGTCCAGCGTTCCCCGGGCCAGCGTCAGCGTGCCCGTCAGTCCGTTGGCGCGGTCTCCCACGGCAAAGGTTCCGGTGGTGTTCACCATCAGGCTGCCCGCACCCGTGACGGTGCCGGCCCATGCGGCATTGTCCCCCGTGCCGTCGCCCAGCTGGACCGTGGCGTTCTGCTCAATGCTCATGGCCCCCGTGCTGGTATTCGCGCCGGTCAGGATGAGCTTGTCCGCGCCCCGCACGTTCAGACTGGCGGTGTCAATGACGTTGCCGGCATAGAGAAGGTCCTTCCCCGTGCCGCTGTAATTGACCCGGAAGGTGCCCGCGCCGCCCAGGGAGGCGCCCTTCAGGAATTCTCCCGTTCCCAGCGTGGCCGCCGCGCCGCCGCTGCCGAAGGACATGACTCCGTTCCCCTGTCCGGAATTCAGGGTTCCCGTGAAGCCCGTAAGGTTGCCGGTGAAAAGGACCGTCAGCGTGGGATTCCCCGCCAGCGTCATGCCCAGATTGGCCCCGGCCTCGCCCGTCAGGTCACCCGCCAGGGTAAGCGTCTGGTTGGAGTTCCCGTTCAGCCAGCCGCCGCCGGCCGCTACATGGATGTCTGCATTCACCGGATTGGCGGAATCACTGACAAAAAAGCCGCGGCCGTCCAGTTCCAGGCTGGCCCCGCCGATGGCGGCGGCATTGGCAAAGCCCACTTCATTCCACGCGGCGTTGGTCCCGGCGCCCACCAGTCTCATGGTGCCGGTAAAGCCGCTGTTGTCACCGGTGACGGAATAGCGGCCTCCCCCGGGGTTGGCTCCCCCTTCCTTATGGCCCAGGACGAGGGTGCCGGCTCCGGTGATGCGGCCTGAAAGGATATCCGTGTTGACGGTGTTATGGGCCCGGTTATCCCGGATTTGAAGTGTTGCATTTTCTGCGATGGAGATATTGCCGCTCCAGGTACGGGTGGCGCTGTTGGCGCCGATGTCATAGAACAGGGTTCCTCCGCTGACGGTGATGGCTCCGGTGAAGGTGCCGTCCAGCGTCGTGCTGATGGTCAGCATGCCTCCGCCGAGCTTCACGATTTCCCTGTTGCCCAGGTCCTGGGTATAGGTGGCCCAGGCGACGTCGTTGCCATTGGTGTCCACCCGGACGGCGGCCGTACTGGCCGCGGCGTCAATGAGGCCGGAAATGTCCTGTGCGGCTCCCGTTCCGTACATGAACGTGCCTCCGGCAAAGATAAGCTTGTTGGTTGCCACCAGGCCCGTCGTGCCGTCCGTGGTTCCGGCCGTGTTGAGCACCAGCGTGCCCCCGGCCAGGGTTACCGTTCCCGTGCCCAGGCCCTGCACAGCGTTCAGGTTGAGGGTGCCGGCGGAGATGGTCGTACCGCCGGAGAAGGTGTTGGTTCCCGTGTTTTCAATGGTCAGCTCCCCTTCCCCCCGTTTGACGAGCGCCACCGGAGAGGCCCCGTCCACAAGGGCGCCCGTGCCCGTGAAGGTATAAGCCGTATCCGTATTATTGACGGTAACGCGGGCGGCTGAAACGTCGCCGTCCAGCGTAACGGAGGAAGCGGCCACCCCCGCCAGGTCTTCAAAGTTGGCGGACTTCGTGGCGTCATAGGCCACAGCCGTTCCGTCCTTGTCCAGCCAGATGGCTTCCCCGCCGGACACGGTCCAGGTTCCCGCCGCGCCGCCGTTCCAGTTAAGGGCTTCCCCCAGAGCCTTCACGCGCAGGTAAAGCGTGTTTCCCATCAGTTCCAGAACATAACTGTAATCACCGGAAAGCCCGGCGGGATCAAAGGTAAAGTTGCTTGCCGTGAGCGTGCCGAAGCTGTCCGCGGTGATCAGCCTGTAGTCGTTCTCCATGGTCTGGTCTACCCCGCTGATGGTCAGGGTCAGCGTTCCCTCCGAATTGAAGGAGAGCGTACCGCCCGACTGGATGACGGAAGCGCTGGCGGAATTCATCCCCGTCAGGTCCATGGTCAGCCCGGAAGCCTGGGACAAGGTCATGTTGCCCGCGGAGGTAAGCCGCGCACCGGCGCCCAGCGTAATGGAGTTGCCGAAGGTGACGCCCCCCGCCAGTCCGAAGCTGAGCTCTCCGCCGGAGACCGTCAGCGCATTCGCAAAGCCGGCGGCGGAACTCAGCGTCAGCTTGCCCGTGCCGCTCTTGGTGAAGGCGTTCCGGCCATCCAGCACTGTTGCGTTGGCAATGGTGGCGTCCGTTCCTTCCCCGGCGGAAATCTCGTCAAACCCGGAAACCGTGGCATTCGCGAACATGTCCGCACGCGTCACGCCGTTCAGGTTCAGCACGCTTTTGGTGACGGTATCTCCCCGGCCCTGCCCGGAAAGAGTGGTTGTTCCGGTAAAAACAACGTCATTGCCTGTAATGGTCACGTTGGCCAGCGCCGTGGTCAGGGAAGTGCCGTTAACCTTCTGGCCACCCGCATAAATGGAGGCATTGTTGAAGGTTCCTCCGCTGATGGAAAGGTTGGATTCTCCAATGGTCAACGAGGAACTGGTATTGTTGCGTTCCACATAGGAACCCAGGGATATTTGCGCTCCGTCAAATGTACCCCCTGTAATGGTGATATTGGTAGAACCGATATTCCCGGTCAGGGCAGCAGTAGCGGTTCCATTAATGTAGGAACCGCCCCAAATCTGGCCTGTATACGTGCCGGATTTGAACGTCAGATTGGTTGAGCCTGTAATATTGAACGTGCTTTCTCCGGTTTCCACCCAGCTTCCCCCGGCAATCATGGCCGCCACTGTGCCGCTGCCCAAATCCAGCGTCATGTTGGTATCAGTCAGATTCCAGGCAGAGGTGCTCAGACGGGCGCCCGCAAAAATTTTCTTGGTTCCGTCCCCTGAAAAAGTAGCTCCCGTGATGGTTGTCGTCACTCCCTGTGCGAATAAACTTTGTGCAAAGGTTCCTCCTGTAATCTCCATGGAAGCGGACGAATTGGCTGCAATATTTGCGGCGGAACCTGCCGCGGTAGCATCGGACAAGCCATACACGTTCCCGTTATATTGGCCTCCCGTAATTTTTAATTTGGCCGTATACGCATTTGTCCCGTCTCCCAACTGGACGAGGCCCCTTCCCAGAAGGGCAACAGAGCCGTTAAAAGTCCCGCCGTCCAGATTTAAGGCAACGTTCCCGATAATGGTTGATTTTTGGCCCACACCGCGCGTCGTCCCAGCCGTCACCAACTGTGCGAAAGTTCCTCCGTCAATGGTGAATGTGACATCTCCCGTGTGGCGGAAGGATTCCTGTCCCAAACCTATACACCACCTGGCATCAGGTGAGCTAACCGAAGTTCCGGCCCATTCCCCCCCATGGATATTGACAATATACGTCCCTGTCGTCCGGAATGCATCCGCCTTGTTGCCATCACCTACCAGGCAGAGGCCGTTGATCGTCCCTGCATTCTGGTCTACATTGAGAGTGATGTCAGCCGCCACTACCCGGTCCTGGTTGCTCCACCCCATCAACTGAGGATTTGTATTCAGCAGCGACGTTCCGGCTCCGATATTGACCACAAAGGAATTAGTTCCTCCCATGGTAACGCCGCCAGTGGTGCCCCCAACATTCCATAACTGCAACTTGGTATAAGTTCCGCCTTCAAGATTGAGAACCCGGTTATAGCCGTCCTCGTAGGTTCCGCTTCCGGTAATATCCGTTAAATAAATGTCTCCGGGGGACTCTGCCTGAGTCACCGGGTTCCCTGCCGGAGGCGTAATCGTATACTGGTCGTCGGCAAAGGAAATGGTGGTTTCCCCATTGCCCGTTAATGTATAGGCGGACCACGCCGGAGAAATGAAACAAGCCAGAAGAGCGGACAGGAGAGTGAGGGGCAGGTGCGGTCGCATAAACTATAAGGTTTTGATAATGAATAATAAATTATATACCAGACTATATTGTTAGTAATAATTAACGGATTTAAAATCCGGAAATGTTCATGAATGAGGCCAGATAATGGTTTAAATACTGATAATGCCCGTACTTGAAACGGACGCTGCCTCTCCTCTCCTGCTCCATCCCTCCAGCCATTCATCTGCCCTAAAGCGCTTGGCCTCAAAAATTGTCATTGACTCCGGATTTTAAATCCGCCCAAACATTGCCCCACTTCTTCCATCCATCGCGGACTGCATGCAGGAAAAAGTGATTTCTTGTCTTGCATTCCCATGGAAGTGCCTGTATAAGCCTCCACGTCCCCGCCTGCAAGGCAGGAACACAGCATTCAAGGTCAGGGAGCGGTAGCTCAGTTCGGTTAGAGCGCCAGCCTGTCACGCTGGAGGTCGCGGGTTCGAGCCCCGTCCGCTTCGCCACCTTGTCCAGAAGAAACAGCCGCCTCCGGGCGGCTTTTTTTGTTCCCGGAAAGCCCGGGACCTGGGAAACAGGCACCCCGGCGGGAATGTTTTACTGGAAAAGGAGGCCGCAACCCGGTAGAATAGGAGCCAGCATTACAATCATGAGCATACTTTCGGACCGTCTTTCCGAGGAAATACTGCAAGCCCGCCAGCGCGTTTACACCGTTGGCGAACCAACTCCTCTTCAACGATTGAATCTGCCGGGCATCAAGGCTCCGGTGTACGCCAAAAGGGAGGACCTGGGACCCATCCGGGCCTATAAATGGCGCGGAGCGTTCAACTGCATGGCCGCACTGAGCCAGGAAGCGCGGGACAAGGGCATTGTGGCGGCCTCCGCCGGCAACCACGCCCAGGGCGTGGCCCTGGCGGCCAGCGTCCTGAACTGCCATGCCACCATTTTCATGCCCCGTTCCACGCCGGAAGTGAAGCAGACGGAAGTGCGCCGCCATGGCGGGAAACACGTGAAGATCATGCTCCACGGGGACTGTTATGACGAGACGGCGGCCGCCGCCCATGAGTACGCGGAAACCCACGGAAGCACCTTCGTACACCCTTATGACGACCTGGTGACCATGGGGGGACAGGGAACGCTGGCGGATGAAGTGATCATGAGCGGTGAAGGACCGTTTGACCGCGCTTATGTAGCCATCGGCGGGGGAGGACTGGCCGCAGCCGTAGCCTGCTGGCTGAAAAAATTCTGGCCGAACATCAAGGTGATTGGCGTGGAAGGCGTGGACCAGGCCTCCATGAAGACCTCCATGGAGCAAAACCACCGGGTGAATCTGGATTACGTGGACGTGTTTTGTGACGGCACCGCCGTCCACATTCCCGGAGAACTGACCTATCCCCTCTGCCGGGAGCTGATTGACGAGTTCGTAACCGTCACCAACAACGAGGTATGCCAGGCCATCAGGGCCATGTGGGAGTCCTCCCGCGTGGTGCCGGAACCCTCCGGGGCCATGAGCCTGGCCGGATTCCTGAAACAATGGAACCAGGGTGAAGTGAAGCCGGATGAAAAGAGCTTCGTGGTCATCTCCGGCGCCAACATGGATTTCACCCACCTCACCCAGATCGCCCGCCAGGCGGGCATCGGCAACCATGAAACGCGCTACCTGCGCATCTCCATGGATTCCAAGCGCGGGCAGGTGCTCAAGTACCTGCGCCACATTCCGCAGGATACCACGCTGGTGGACGTGCAGTATGGCAAGACGGAAGGGGCCGCCCAGTATCCCGTGTTCGGCATTGCCGCTTCCGACGAGGATCTGGACACCATCCGCACGACGCTGAAGAAGAAGGGAATCGAGTTTGAGGACATCAGTGAGGATGACGACGTGCGCTTCCGCATGATTCACTACCAGGCGGAGCTGTGCCAGCACCCCCTGTTCGTCCACATTGAATTTCCGGAACGCGCCGGGGCCTTTCTTGACTTCATGGAGCGCATCGCGGACCTGGCCTCCCTCTGCTACTTTAACTATACTTATACCGGGGAACGCGTGGGCCGCGCCCTGGTGGGCATGGAGTTTGATTCCGCGGAAGACCGGGAGACCATCAGGGAACGCATGGGCGCCTTTTCCAAGAATATCATCCGGTCCATCCGGGAGATTTCCCCGAAGGCGTTCAACCGGATCATGGGAAGTAAATAGTTAATAATTAACAGGTAATAGTTAATATTCATTAACTTTTCACTGGTGCTTCCCCTCCCATGCTTCCCCCCGTTATCCTAGCCTCCCAGTCACCGCGGCGGCGCGATTTGCTGGCGAAGGCCGGCGTGCCTTTCTCCATCGTCATCCGGGATACGGAGGAGTTGAAAGACGCCGACCTGCCTCCGCAAGAACTCTGCCTGCACAACGCCAGAGCCAAAGCGGAAGCGGTGTTCCGGGAACATCCGGATTCCACCATTATCGGCGCGGATACGCTCGTTTTTCTGGACGGCCTTCCCCTCGGCAAACCGCAGGATGCGGAGGAAGCCCGCACCATGCTCCGGATGCTCTCCGGGCGCACGCACCACGTGTGCACGGCGGTCTCCATCCAGTCCCCCCTGGGAATGAAGGATATGGCCGTGCTGACGGAAGTCACCTTCCGGACACTGGCGGAGGAAGACATCCGCCGTTACATGGAGCTGGTGGACGTGATGGACAAGGCCGGGTCCTACGCCTTCCAGGAACATGGGGAGATGATCATTTCCTCCGTGCGAGGCGATACGGACAACGTGATCGGCCTGCCTGTCGGGGACGTCATGAAGTGCCTGCGCGACTGGGGCTATTGAGCATCCAGATTGCACCGGTCTTCTTCATCAGGGCTCCATTCTGCGGTTTCCCCGCCATCAAAGGGGAATCATTTTTCCGCCAGGAATGAACTGAGCTTGTTATAAAACGCCACGGGGAGCACGGCTTCCAGCAGGGTGCCTTCCTCCACATATTCCGTGGAGAGAACCTTGCCTTCACTGTGCATGGCGGCCACCAGATCGCTCCGGGTGTAGGGAATCAGGAAGCTGGCGCGCCGGACGCGGCTTTCCAGCATTTCCACACAGGCGTCCAGCAGGTCTTCCGCGCCCTGTTCCTCCTGCACGGACATGGGTATCACCCTGCCGTTGAAATGGGGTTTCAACAGGGCTTCCAGCGTGTGGCGCTTCTCTTCCGGGACAAGGTCCACCTTGTTCAGAACCACGATCATGGGCTTGTCCCCCGCGCCCAGCTCGCTGAGCACTTCCAGCGTGGTTTCATAATGGCGCACGGCTTCCGGATCGGAGGCGTCCACCACCTGCACCAGGAAATCCGCCAGCACGGCTTCCTCCAGCGTAGACTTGAAGGCCTCCACCAGACGGTGGGGGAGGTTGCGGATGAAGCCCACGGTATCCGTCAGCAGCAGGGGCTGGCCGTGCGGAAGTTCTATTTTCCGCGTCGTGGTGTCCAGCGTGGCAAAGAGCATGTCCTTCGCCATGACCTCCGAGCCGGATACCAGGGACAGCAGGGAGGATTTTCCGGCGTTGGTGTACCCCACGATGGCAGCCGTGGCGATCGCCTGGCGTTCCCGTTCCTTGCGCTGTGTGGCACGCTGCCTGATGACCAGGGCCAGTTCCTTCTGAATGGCCTCAATCCTGGCGCGCGCCAGGCGGCGGTCCACTTCAATCTGCTTTTCACCTTCGCCCCTGGCGGCTCCGCCGCCGCCCTTCCCGCCCCCGGAACCGCCGCCCTGGCGGTCCAGGTGGTTCCACATGCGGGCCATGCGGGGGAGCGAGTACTGCATGCGCGCCAGTTCCACCTGGAGGGTGGCCTCCCGCGTGCGGGCGCGCCGTGCAAAGATGTCCAGAATGACCTCTTCACGGTCAATCACGCATTCGTCGATCAGCCGTTCCCATTCCCGCTGCTGGGAGGGGGAGAGCATGTTGTCAAACACCACGCAATCCGCCCGACAGTCCAGGGCCAGCTGCCTTACTTCCTCCGCCTTGCCGGTGCCGCACAGGAATTTGGCGTGCACGTCACGGGATTTAACCAGGTGCTTGCCTACAATGCCTATGCCGAGGTTGGAGACAAGGTCTTCCAGCTCGTCAAGCATGGCCTGTTTCTCCCCGGCCTCGGAGGGGTCAAAGTAGATGGAAACGAGCATGGCCCGTTCCACCATTTCCGGTTTTTCGCGGATTTCAAACATGGCGGCCGGTTAACGGAATTGCTTGCTGGAGGTGGGCGTGTAGTCCTTCAGCGCGAAGTCCGCATGCTTGTGACAATCACAACCGCATGAAGAGAGGAAGCAGGCAGTACATGCCAGCGTCAGAAAGCTGATCAGTCTCATGCGGCTATGAGAGCCGCACAGAGTACCCTAGGCAAGCAAATTTTACTGCATGCGCGGCGTTTTCCCCACAGGATCGGGGTCCGGAGTCCTTTCCATGGATGATTCCTCCAGGGTCATCACGGCTTTCCTCCCGGCTTCCGGCCAGGGCTGCGCGATGTTAATGGAGAAAGGAACAGTCAGGTCATAGCGGAGGTCGCCCACGGTTCCGGATTTCACAGCCGTTCCCATGACTTTTCCATCTTCCAGCTTCAGGGCGCCGCACTGCACCACGGAATGCCCCACGTAATCGTCCGGGGCGGCCTCCGGAAAGTCTTCAGCCAGCCTGCCCAGAAGGACGGACATGTCAATGTCCGCGGCCTTGCCAGTTTTCAGGTCACACATCTTCAGGACAAAAGTGGCGTTGTCCGTCTGAATGCCGATCACGACCCGTCCGGAAGGTTCATCCACAATGATCTTGTTGAGGGAATTCCCGGAAGGCAGCTTGAAAGAGGCCGCCTCCCGCCCCTCCCGGAGAAAGACGACCTTATCCATGGAATCCCCCAGTTGGGGACCAAAGAAAGAAACGCTCCAGCCTCCGGGCAAAACACCGGAGTAGTAGGGACTGGCGGGAACGGCTGCATCAGCGGACGAGCTTAAAGGGAAAAGCAGCAGGAAAAGTGCGGCAGGAATAAGAGATTTTTTCATAACCAGCATTGGCAATTGTTTTCCCTGTACCACTCCCCCCGCCGAGCGGCAAGTTTTTTCAATACAATAATTTACTCCTCATCCGGGGGCTCTTCCTCCTCATCCAGACTGCTCATCCACAGATTCCATTTTTCAATGAAGGAGCGGTCCATCTGGAGCAGGGCGTTTTCCTGCTGGGTGGGGGAAATGGTTTCCGTCAGGCTGCCGAAGATAAGAAGCGGCTTGGAGTACGTATCCGCCAGGGAGGCAAATTCCGCAGGCTGCTTCTGGCGGCATTCCCGTGCCAGGGCGTACAGGGAATTGAACGGAAGTTCATTCCAGCTCACCTGGTACGCGTCACTGCCTTCCCGGCTGTCCTGCGGCTCCACGGTCAGCAGGTGTCCCTTGATTCCCGTCAGGCGCACTTTGGAGCCGTCTTTCAACACAAGGTTTTTCCCGGGCTTTTTTTCCAGCAGGCCGGGCAGGATTTTCTCCATGCGGGTAAACAGAGGCCGCATCTGGTCCGTCATTTCCCGGCGCGCAGCCAGCCTGGCCTTCACCGCCGGAGAAGACACCACGCCCTCCGCCGCAAGATAGGCGGCGGAAACCTTTTCATAATCACCCGTTTTCTTCATGATGCCAGCCGCTTCCCGGCAGACGTCCTCATAGCTTCTGGACTGTGCGGCCAGCAGGGCTTCCCTCCTCTTTTCCTCCTCCTGCGCTTTTTTCCTTTCCTCCTCCTCTTTCAGTTTGGCCATTCTCACGGCTTCCGCCGCCTCCCAGTCCCGCGCCGTCTGGTACTGCATTCTCAGATGGTCCAGGATCCCCTCCAGCGCGGCATAGGCCGGAGGCATGGAGGCTACTTCCCCATTCATCATCTGTTCCCGCAGAAAGTCCGCGGCGGCCTGTTTGGCCTCCACCTCCGCCACCGTCTTTTCCGGCATGTCCTGGAGGCGTTTCAGGCGGTTGTACTGCGCGGTATACGGCTTCAGGTTGCTGAGCCATGCGGAAGCCAGTTCACGAATATTTTTCTCCCGGTCATCCGCGGCCTCAGCAGCCACCCGGTCCAGAAAGGAGCCGTATTCCGGCCATTTACCGGCCAAGTACCAGGATTTCAACGCCATGCCCGCGTAGTAATGCACGGCCAGGTCAGAGCTGGACCGCAGCCCCGGCATTCTGGAAGACCAGTCCCCGGAGCCCAGGTACATGACCAGGTTACCCACGTCCCGGGCGCGTTCCAGCTCCGCCGGGTCCTTGCAGGCCTCCACTTTTCTGGACAGTTCCTCCAGCCGTTCCACCCCTTCCGGGAACTGGCCGCGCATCCACAGGCACAGAACCTGGTTCAACCCGGCCCAGAGGGAGGTGGAAAGGGGACAGTCCGGCTGGTCCGCCAGGTCACCGAACATGGCGGCGGCTTTCACTATATCTCCCCGGTTGAGGGATTCCTGGGCTTCATTGAACAGGTTGCCGAAGCGGATGCTGCGTTCCAGCCGGGATTCCGCCCCTGCCCAGTCCTCCGGAGCCGTTCCTTTCCCGGCGGTGGGGGGAAGCGCTGGAGGGGATGCGGCGCGTGATGCGGTGCGCCCCTCCTGCCATGCGGACCACCCCCAGATGCCGAGGCCCAGCGCCACGACGGCGGCAACGGAGGAGACGGCGATGATGCGGCATTTCCTGCGCCGGGCGCGGCGGCTCTCCGCCGCACGCCGCTCCGCCCAGGTGAGGCCGGATTCCTGCATGGCCCTGTCATATTCCCCCAGGGCCTGCTCCACGGCATCCATTAATTCCGGATAGGAGGAGAACCGGTCCTCCTTATTAAAGGACATCAGCTTGTCCACGATGAAGCAGGTCATCGGGGAGATGTCAT
This DNA window, taken from Akkermansia muciniphila, encodes the following:
- a CDS encoding autotransporter-associated beta strand repeat-containing protein: MRPHLPLTLLSALLACFISPAWSAYTLTGNGETTISFADDQYTITPPAGNPVTQAESPGDIYLTDITGSGTYEDGYNRVLNLEGGTYTKLQLWNVGGTTGGVTMGGTNSFVVNIGAGTSLLNTNPQLMGWSNQDRVVAADITLNVDQNAGTINGLCLVGDGNKADAFRTTGTYIVNIHGGEWAGTSVSSPDARWCIGLGQESFRHTGDVTFTIDGGTFAQLVTAGTTRGVGQKSTIIGNVALNLDGGTFNGSVALLGRGLVQLGDGTNAYTAKLKITGGQYNGNVYGLSDATAAGSAANIAANSSASMEITGGTFAQSLFAQGVTTTITGATFSGDGTKKIFAGARLSTSAWNLTDTNMTLDLGSGTVAAMIAGGSWVETGESTFNITGSTNLTFKSGTYTGQIWGGSYINGTATAALTGNIGSTNITITGGTFDGAQISLGSYVERNNTSSSLTIGESNLSISGGTFNNASIYAGGQKVNGTSLTTALANVTITGNDVVFTGTTTLSGQGRGDTVTKSVLNLNGVTRADMFANATVSGFDEISAGEGTDATIANATVLDGRNAFTKSGTGKLTLSSAAGFANALTVSGGELSFGLAGGVTFGNSITLGAGARLTSAGNMTLSQASGLTMDLTGMNSASASVIQSGGTLSFNSEGTLTLTISGVDQTMENDYRLITADSFGTLTASNFTFDPAGLSGDYSYVLELMGNTLYLRVKALGEALNWNGGAAGTWTVSGGEAIWLDKDGTAVAYDATKSANFEDLAGVAASSVTLDGDVSAARVTVNNTDTAYTFTGTGALVDGASPVALVKRGEGELTIENTGTNTFSGGTTISAGTLNLNAVQGLGTGTVTLAGGTLVLNTAGTTDGTTGLVATNKLIFAGGTFMYGTGAAQDISGLIDAAASTAAVRVDTNGNDVAWATYTQDLGNREIVKLGGGMLTISTTLDGTFTGAITVSGGTLFYDIGANSATRTWSGNISIAENATLQIRDNRAHNTVNTDILSGRITGAGTLVLGHKEGGANPGGGRYSVTGDNSGFTGTMRLVGAGTNAAWNEVGFANAAAIGGASLELDGRGFFVSDSANPVNADIHVAAGGGWLNGNSNQTLTLAGDLTGEAGANLGMTLAGNPTLTVLFTGNLTGFTGTLNSGQGNGVMSFGSGGAAATLGTGEFLKGASLGGAGTFRVNYSGTGKDLLYAGNVIDTASLNVRGADKLILTGANTSTGAMSIEQNATVQLGDGTGDNAAWAGTVTGAGSLMVNTTGTFAVGDRANGLTGTLTLARGTLDLSDAAATTNILIQSGGLANAGNYAGTATNRVNVNAIANSGNISMGGLDASRLGTVATTTAGTQINGLKNGSTWTVSGTGSSLALSADNISGDPFTGADALIQFNGTGDNLGSISFGDGSTLTLDLTSVMDAMKTAGGNLEILLTNGGFAQDLETLKSHITANPLFAALGFGIVDVNGGSIVLSGDTDLVYVSSVDGTGTADNPVTNQALNFYQAVIVDQDLYVQSDGSMVIKNLTAPGSGTGTGNLIVTNTADNKGSIELQHNLFHEGTGVDTVFAGNISGVDGAAANTDLVKTGANKLTLSGDVTLAGDAIAQEGTLQLNGTANVEALRLDSTDAGSLAVIGVGGHATAQTLETGANGGKLDIGASGTLTLTGVMDNLSHAEISGTGTLHLAEGASLGLAADSTLSGVVLDLDGSLSLGADSGAGGLKGSGTLTLNGQTLNIQAASGQTYTFDGTLGAGTLDVSGAGTQVLRSSGADTDLTVSGGNLVLQGKADVDGAHLSYGKLVNNGNLTVQASDNALTALNTTLTVDGAAFGSGSTTTFAVNTDADLVSTFIQSSGDIVIENGASFHVTSLPGINITWKSGNPMELTLMELTGGGTIQLGENTLTVGGLFLTYYKNAHLVQEGDKVVLKAEEQTDNIYAGVADTANSTAGANLVWEAARHGTVDQALTDFLSSLNNDMTNNPSAARHALAAAAGSTVTSLGIAQRDALRDQMTWIRNRTNQMGVNPAYINEDLPYFHMWVQGTGSYAKLDTKGDESGYQLTTWGGTVGMDVDLSDHFTMGAAFTANYGDLTASAADTADGHLDSYFVNLFGRYQSKRWAHTLILTGGWNDAKLNRNVNYGAGSYGTHGDTNGWGFGAMYELTYDVYLNEDKSSILQPLANVSVVTTRMDGYTETGAGNMGLNVAKQDLTTGMVALGGRWMGLVGSNIFGREALAEFRVNAAQDMGDRRGQANVGLLANPGYMQTVRGAKVGTTALQIGAGLSVPVGTQGTVFVDGNADFRDGASSVNGSVGYRYDF
- a CDS encoding pyridoxal-phosphate dependent enzyme, producing MSILSDRLSEEILQARQRVYTVGEPTPLQRLNLPGIKAPVYAKREDLGPIRAYKWRGAFNCMAALSQEARDKGIVAASAGNHAQGVALAASVLNCHATIFMPRSTPEVKQTEVRRHGGKHVKIMLHGDCYDETAAAAHEYAETHGSTFVHPYDDLVTMGGQGTLADEVIMSGEGPFDRAYVAIGGGGLAAAVACWLKKFWPNIKVIGVEGVDQASMKTSMEQNHRVNLDYVDVFCDGTAVHIPGELTYPLCRELIDEFVTVTNNEVCQAIRAMWESSRVVPEPSGAMSLAGFLKQWNQGEVKPDEKSFVVISGANMDFTHLTQIARQAGIGNHETRYLRISMDSKRGQVLKYLRHIPQDTTLVDVQYGKTEGAAQYPVFGIAASDEDLDTIRTTLKKKGIEFEDISEDDDVRFRMIHYQAELCQHPLFVHIEFPERAGAFLDFMERIADLASLCYFNYTYTGERVGRALVGMEFDSAEDRETIRERMGAFSKNIIRSIREISPKAFNRIMGSK
- a CDS encoding Maf family protein, producing the protein MLPPVILASQSPRRRDLLAKAGVPFSIVIRDTEELKDADLPPQELCLHNARAKAEAVFREHPDSTIIGADTLVFLDGLPLGKPQDAEEARTMLRMLSGRTHHVCTAVSIQSPLGMKDMAVLTEVTFRTLAEEDIRRYMELVDVMDKAGSYAFQEHGEMIISSVRGDTDNVIGLPVGDVMKCLRDWGY
- the hflX gene encoding GTPase HflX, which produces MFEIREKPEMVERAMLVSIYFDPSEAGEKQAMLDELEDLVSNLGIGIVGKHLVKSRDVHAKFLCGTGKAEEVRQLALDCRADCVVFDNMLSPSQQREWERLIDECVIDREEVILDIFARRARTREATLQVELARMQYSLPRMARMWNHLDRQGGGSGGGKGGGGAARGEGEKQIEVDRRLARARIEAIQKELALVIRQRATQRKERERQAIATAAIVGYTNAGKSSLLSLVSGSEVMAKDMLFATLDTTTRKIELPHGQPLLLTDTVGFIRNLPHRLVEAFKSTLEEAVLADFLVQVVDASDPEAVRHYETTLEVLSELGAGDKPMIVVLNKVDLVPEEKRHTLEALLKPHFNGRVIPMSVQEEQGAEDLLDACVEMLESRVRRASFLIPYTRSDLVAAMHSEGKVLSTEYVEEGTLLEAVLPVAFYNKLSSFLAEK
- a CDS encoding serine/threonine-protein kinase; amino-acid sequence: MNPQQDNIIECPECGQAMDVSQLPPYANAICPGCQALTRVKTRMGPYRITGKLGKGGMSVVYRAQDSVLGREVALKVLNDTYAGDVLRSERFEREAQIMARVSHENLVQIYAVGHDQGLFYIAMELVEGSGLDSLITAEERVPEDKVLRLTLDMVRGLDAAWNAGLMHRDIKPANVLQSPDGVAKIVDFGLSLLHSESDVEREIWVTPYYAAPETLLRGEEDFRTDMYALGATMYHMLVGAPPRVDASQSSDVLLETKKNLPRLDQLVNDISPMTCFIVDKLMSFNKEDRFSSYPELMDAVEQALGEYDRAMQESGLTWAERRAAESRRARRRKCRIIAVSSVAAVVALGLGIWGWSAWQEGRTASRAASPPALPPTAGKGTAPEDWAGAESRLERSIRFGNLFNEAQESLNRGDIVKAAAMFGDLADQPDCPLSTSLWAGLNQVLCLWMRGQFPEGVERLEELSRKVEACKDPAELERARDVGNLVMYLGSGDWSSRMPGLRSSSDLAVHYYAGMALKSWYLAGKWPEYGSFLDRVAAEAADDREKNIRELASAWLSNLKPYTAQYNRLKRLQDMPEKTVAEVEAKQAAADFLREQMMNGEVASMPPAYAALEGILDHLRMQYQTARDWEAAEAVRMAKLKEEEERKKAQEEEKRREALLAAQSRSYEDVCREAAGIMKKTGDYEKVSAAYLAAEGVVSSPAVKARLAARREMTDQMRPLFTRMEKILPGLLEKKPGKNLVLKDGSKVRLTGIKGHLLTVEPQDSREGSDAYQVSWNELPFNSLYALARECRQKQPAEFASLADTYSKPLLIFGSLTETISPTQQENALLQMDRSFIEKWNLWMSSLDEEEEPPDEE